From Carya illinoinensis cultivar Pawnee chromosome 5, C.illinoinensisPawnee_v1, whole genome shotgun sequence, one genomic window encodes:
- the LOC122311032 gene encoding U-box domain-containing protein 11-like: MAGSGISGVVLLDLLRDVLTAGPAASGIADDDALLLFRKDCTDLVRRIALLTHLLEEIREFDGAGGLSPPLDASTSSSASSSWLSDLVVALRVTKHLLLLAGNFRSSSSSDGAARRISSQFQCVTWKLENTLSSIPYDHFGISEEVQEQVELVRSQLRRATERYGSSNSKMLSLALAQMLDEEIYQGQSVDRVIESLHIQKSGSIDDDVMTKLDAIPEGNGSKRRHVKLIHQKSERFRNSSDPSEGFLANNDEADGQDDLATNNLELIKKPDPVVIPEDFLCPISLELMRDPVIVATGQTYERAFIQRWIDSGNATCPKTRQKLENFTLTPNYVLRSLITQWCIDHNIEQPTGLTNGKIKKSDGSFRDVSGDIAAIQALVCKLSSQSTEERRAAAAEIRSLSKRSTDNRVLIAESGAIPILVNLLTTEDVLTQENAVTSILNLSIFENNKGLIMLAGAVPSIVQVLRNGSMEAKENAAATLFSLALADENKIIIGASGAIPALVELLQTGSSRGKKDAATALFNLCIYQGNKGRAVRAGIITALLKMLTDSSICMVDEALTIMSVLASHQEAKVAIVRASTIPILIDLLRTGLPRNKENAAAILLALCKRDTDNLACISRLGAVIPLTEVATSGTERAKRKATSLLEHLRKLQQI, from the exons ATGGCCGGCAGCGGGATCTCCGGCGTGGTACTCCTCGACCTCTTGCGTGACGTCTTAACTGCTGGGCCCGCCGCTTCCGGCATTGCAGACGACGATGCATTGTTACTGTTCAGGAAGGACTGTACCGATCTGGTCCGTCGGATCGCGTTGCTCACGCATTTGCTCGAGGAGATCAGGGAATTCGACGGAGCCGGCGGCCTTTCTCCGCCGTTGGATGCGTCGACTTCTTCTTCCGCCTCCTCTTCGTGGTTATCAGATCTGGTGGTGGCTCTCCGGGTCACCAAGCACCTTTTGTTGCTCGCTGGAAACTTCCGCTCCAGTAGCTCTTCC GATGGAGCTGCCAGGAGAATTTCCTCCCAATTTCAATGTGTGACATGGAAATTGGAGAACACATTAAGCAGCATACCTTATGATCATTTTGGCATCTCAGAGGAAGTTCAAGAACAG GTGGAACTGGTGCGATCACAGCTGAGAAGAGCCACAGAAAGATACGGatcttcaaattccaaaatgTTATCTCTGGCCTTAGCCCAGATGCTGGATGAAGAAATTTATCAGGGGCAATCAGTTGACAGGGTGATTGAAAGTTTACATATTCAGAAGAGTGGTAGTATTGATGACGATGTTATGACAAAGCTAGATGCTATTCCTGAAGGTAATGGTTCCAAAAGACGTCACGTGAAACTGATACATCAGAAATCTGAAAGGTTCAGAAACTCTTCTGATCCTTCTGAGGGCTTTCTAGCAAATAACGATGAAGCTGATGGACAAGACGATTTGGCTACTAACAATTTAGAGCTTATCAAGAAGCCTGATCCAGTTGTAATTCCTGAAGATTTTCTTTGCCCTATATCTTTGGAACTCATGAGGGATCCAGTTATTGTGGCTACCGGACAG ACGTATGAGAGAGCTTTCATACAGAGATGGATAGATTCTGGGAATGCAACATGTCCAAAAACTCGGCAGAAGCTTGAAAATTTTACACTTACTCCTAATTATGTTCTGAGAAGTTTAATAACTCAGTGGTGTATTGACCACAATATTGAGCAGCCAACTGGACTAACAAATGGGAAGATTAAAAAGAGTGATGGATCATTTCGCGATGTTAGTGGGGACATAGCAGCCATTCAAGCTCTAGTCTGCAAGCTCTCTAGCCAGTCCACTGAGGAGCGTAGAGCAGCTGCAGCTGAAATAAGATCACTGTCCAAAAGAAGCACAGATAACAGAGTACTAATTGCAGAATCTGGAGCAATTCCAATCCTGGTCAACCTTTTAACAACAGAAGACGTGTTAACACAAGAAAATGCAGTTACTTCCATTCTTAACCTCTCTATATTTGAAAACAATAAGGGTCTTATAATGCTCGCCGGAGCTGTTCCTTCAATTGTACAAGTCCTTAGAAATGGAAGCATGGAAGCGAAAGAGAATGCAGCCGCTACTCTTTTTAGCTTGGCTCTTGCAGATgagaacaaaataataataggtgCATCAGGTGCGATCCCAGCTTTGGTGGAATTGCTACAAACTGGTAGCTCTAGAGGGAAGAAGGACGCAGCAACGGCATTGTTCAATTTGTGCATTTACCAGGGGAACAAAGGCAGGGCCGTGAGGGCAGGAATCATCACAGCATTATTGAAGATGCTTACAGATTCAAGCATTTGTATGGTTGATGAAGCTCTAACTATAATGTCAGTTCTTGCTAGCCACCAAGAGGCAAAGGTTGCTATTGTAAGGGCTAGCACTATTCCCATTTTGATAGATCTTTTGAGAACAGGTCTACCTCGCAACAAAGAAAATGCGGCTGCAATTTTGCTTGCCTTGTGCAAGAGAGATACTGACAATCTTGCCTGCATAAGTAGGCTTGGTGCTGTCATCCCCTTGACAGAGGTTGCTACGAGTGGCACGGAGAGGGCCAAACGGAAGGCTACTTCATTGTTGGAGCATCTCCGAAAGTTACAACAGATCTAA
- the LOC122309366 gene encoding uncharacterized protein At1g66480-like, whose translation MGNSLGSKKTAKVIKINGETLKLKTPVQAGEVVKDYPGHVLLDSEAVKHYGIRAKPLEPHQLLEPRRLYFLVELPQPPKETVPRRVRSGINMSAKDRLESLMLSRRSVSDLSIMKPTSIALEESKEGSQNGAVRLKMRLPKAEVEKLMRESKDEAEAAEKIMNLCRASNGDIKGGREVSPKGNEADREIMALERKPRWEARGHGRVGRNTMKGREKRVSFMPINEGEIQIAVAAS comes from the coding sequence ATGGGCAACAGCTTGGGATCTAAGAAAACCGCGAAGGTCATTAAAATTAACGGTGAGACATTGAAGTTGAAGACACCGGTACAAGCTGGGGAAGTTGTGAAAGACTACCCAGGTCATGTTTTGTTGGATTCCGAGGCTGTCAAGCATTACGGCATTCGAGCAAAGCCTTTGGAACCGCACCAGCTGCTGGAGCCAAGGAGGCTCTATTTCCTAGTAGAGTTGCCGCAGCCTCCAAAAGAGACAGTTCCGAGAAGAGTTCGGTCGGGGATAAACATGAGCGCAAAGGACCGGTTGGAGAGCTTAATGCTGTCTCGAAGGTCGGTTTCTGACCTGTCCATCATGAAACCGACAAGCATTGCGCTCGAGGAGTCCAAAGAAGGGTCACAGAATGGAGCAGTGAGGTTGAAAATGAGGCTTCCGAAAGCAGAAGTGGAGAAGTTGATGAGGGAAAGCAAAGACGAGGCAGAGGCAGCTGAGAAGATTATGAATCTTTGTAGGGCGAGCAACGGCGATATTAAAGGTGGGCGTGAAGTTTCACCGAAGGGGAACGAGGCAGATCGAGAGATCATGGCCTTGGAGCGGAAACCGCGTTGGGAAGCTCGTGGCCACGGAAGAGTTGGAAGAAATACCATGAAAGGGCGTGAG